In a genomic window of Cryptococcus deuterogattii R265 chromosome 12, complete sequence:
- a CDS encoding allantoin permease, translated as MSIKFSKPDPKKWFTSEYWQLDTPPASYATHDGWSNADVDVVPMEQRNWRAVNYLFLWLADGANVGTMQQAGSIISLGLSWREASVAIAIGNIIIAAAVTLNGVIGARHHIPFSIASRASMGFYFSYFAVISRLVLGLLYFGINTFIGASCTLICLEAIWPQLKTYNNTIPASQGVTSNKMIAYFVFWAIQFPLVMIPPRKMRWLFFVKSIFAIIAAFATLGWAVKQAGGGGPIFQQRTALTGSARSWAWLAGINIAISGKTTLAINIPDLTRYARKTSDAYWQVIFIPVVYWVFSFIGIVIASAGQAIYGKLYWDPTSIVALWTSRAGAFFVALAFGFATLGTNISTNSIATSNDFAFLAPKWLNIKRGAFITSLLGGWATCPWKIQASATSLTTFLSGYIIVLAPLAAIMIGDYWVVRKTRLHVPMLYQNEGIYKYTWGVNWRALVTLVIVVPINLPGLIHAINPKVPIGNFSYFYKASWLTSFFIAAGIYIILSSIFPPTSSLVDATVESMNEDISVPMADLKGWEMEKVRESDRIVNTI; from the exons ATGTCTATCAAATTCTCCAAGCCCGACCCCAAAAAGTGGTTTACTTCCGAGTACTGGCAACTCGACACTCCTCCCGCTTCCTATGCCACCCATGATGGTTGGAGTAACGCGGATGTCGATGTTGTCCCTATGGAGCAACGAAACTGGCGAGC CGTCAATTACCTCTTTTTATGGTTGGCTGATGGTGCTAATGTTGGCACTATGCAACAAGCCGGCTCCATTATTTCTCTTGGTTTGAGTTGGAGAGAGGCCTCCGTCGCCAT CGCCATCGGTAACATTATTATTGCCGCCGCAGTCACCCTTAACGGTGTTATTGGCGCTCGGCACCATATTCCCTTTTCCATTGCCTCTCGTGCTTCTATGGGTTTTTACTTCTCCTACTTTGCCGTTATCTCCCGTCTTGTCTTGGGTCTTCTCTACTTTGG CATTAACACTTTCATTGGTGCATCTTGCACCCTTATCTGCCTCGAAGCCATCTGGCCTCAACTCAAGACCTACAACAACACCATCCCCGCTTCCCAAGGTGTCACTAGCAACAAGATGATTGCCTACTTTGTCTTCTGGGCAA TTCAGTTCCCGCTTGTGATGATCCCCCCTAGGAAAATGCGATGGTTATTCTTCGTCAAGTCCATCTTTGCCATCATTGCCGCTTTCGCTACTCTTGGCTGGGCCGTTAAGCAagctggtggtggcggtCCGATCTTCCAGCAACGTACCGCCCTCACAGGCTCTGCCAGGTCTTGGGCTTGGTTGGCCGGTATCAATATAGCTATCTCCGGTAAGACGACTCTTGCCATCAACATC CCCGACTTAACCCGATATGCGCGAAAGACTAGTGACGCCTACTGGCAGGttatcttcatccctgTCGTCTACTGGGTATTTTCCTTTATCGGTATCGTCATTGCTTCTGCCGGCCAG GCCATCTATGGCAAGCTCTACTGGGACCCTACTAGCATTGTCGCCCTGTGGACCTCTCGAGCCGGTGCCTTTTTCGTCGCTCTTGCCTTTGGTTTCGCCACCCTCGGTACTAACATTTCCACCAATTCTATCGCCACATCGAATGATTTTGCGTTCCTTGCTCCCAAGTGGCTTAACATCAAGCGAGGCgccttcatcacctctcTTCTGGGAGGTTGGGCCACTTGCCCTTGGAAAATCCAAGCTAGTGCGACTT CCTTGACCACTTTCTTATCAGGTTACATCATTGTCTTGGCTCCTTTGGCG GCCATCATGATTGGGGACTACTGGGTCGTTCGCAAGACTCGCTTACACGTCCCTATGCTCTACCAAAATGAAGGCATTTACAAGTACACCTGGGGTGTCAACTGGCGAGCTCTCGTAACTCTTGTTATTGTGGTCCCCATCAATCTCCCCGGTCTTATCCATGCCATCAACCCCAAAGTTCCCATAGGCAACTTCAGTTACTTCT ACAAGGCTTCTTGGCTCacatctttcttcatcgctGCTGGGATTTACATtatcctttcttccatcttccctcccacctcttctcttgttGATGCCACTGTCGAGAGCATGAACGAGGACATTTCCGTACCCATGGCCGATTTGAAGGGctgggagatggagaaggtgcGAGAGTCTGACAGGATTGTCAACACTATCTAA
- a CDS encoding pfkB family carbohydrate kinase superfamily protein — MSPYIHSSEANALGESSKSATTPILASIGTVLIDAFDSLPRPVVDDSPASSRPASPVITEQAPQPQGHPQSLVIPPRRLRLSPPLPSPATSGTSGPSTPQMTLDDIPVPNAGEIYEMLGGGALYALVGARFWLPPCQLRTLVDRAPVENDDCPKDVEEKLAKLGSEIWVWNRGEGTRMTRARIRYEGDVRYFQAVVKAPHRTVQELFTSPLLHAEYLHISPPYSPENVAVIISDLKALPKGSWRPKIVFEPTPPSCHPGQKDWLEHILPDIEVLSPNHEELFSFYSIPNMPTSSISLRPTVERLVSHILHDVSIGANGQGIVVVRCGRLGACVGTKKGGLKWCPAYWEGDDVKKVKDVTGGVLDWKTCIVSIGVDIVVAGNSFLGGYVAGLSLTNDPYEALLYATVSSSFVVEQFGLPLLMDCTDPLTSEEIWNADTPSRRLKELKRRLAL, encoded by the exons ATGAGCCCCTACATCCATTCATCAGAAGCAAATGCTCTTGGGGAGTCTTCCAAATCCGCCACAACCCCCATTCTGGCATCTATCG GCACCGTCCTGATTGATGCATTCGACAGTCTGCCTCGGCCTGTTGTGGACGATAGCCCGGCTTCTTCTCGGCCAGCGTCTCCAGTCATCACGGAGCAGGCgcctcaacctcaaggGCATCCTCAATCCTTAGTGATTCCTCCGCGTCGCCTTCgtctctcccctcccctgCCGTCCCCAGCAACTTCTGGAACCTCAGGCCCTTCAACTCCTCAGATGACCCTTGATGATATTCCCGTGCCAAATGCCGGAGAGATTTATGAAATGCTGGGCGGTGGTGCTCTATATGCACTCGTTGGGGCGAGATTTTGgcttcctccttgtcaaTTACGGACGCTTGTTGATCGAGCCCCTGTAGAAAACGATGATTGCCCGaaagatgtggaagaaAAGCTGGCGAAATTGGGTAGTGAGATATGGGTTTGGAATAGAGGTGAAGGAACGAGAATGACAAGAGCAAGAATACGATATGAGGGTGATGTCCGATA TTTTCAAGCTGTTGTGAAGGCTCCACATCGGACAGTACAGGAGCTTTTTACAtcaccccttcttcatgctGAATATCTTCATATTTCCCCTCCATACTCTCCCGAAAATGTGGCCGTTATCATCTCTGATCTGAAAGCTTTGCCAAAAGGCAGCTGGCGACCTAAGATCGTTTTTGAGCCTACTCCCCCTTCATGCCACCCTGGCCAGAAGGACTGGCTAGAACACATTCTTCCCGATATCGAAGTACTCTC CCCCAATCACGAGGagctcttttctttctacTCTATCCCTAACATGCCAACCTCTTCTATCTCGCTGCGTCCCACAGTTGAACGCCTGGTGTCCCATATTCTGCATGACGTCAGTATCGGCGCGAATGGGCAAGGCATAGTGGTCGTCAGGTGTGGTCGTCTCGGAGCGTGTGTGGGCACCAAGAAAGGTGGACTAAAATGGTGCCCGGCTTATtgggaaggtgatgatgtgAAAAAAGTAAAAGATGTGACTGGAGGTGTGTTGGATTGGAAAACATGTATCGTCAGTATTGGTGTTGATATCGTTGTAGCTGGCAATTCTTTTCTAGGAGGTTACGTGGCAGGACTTTCCCTGACGAATGACCCTTACGAAG CTCTTCTATACGCCACCgtttcatcctcttttgtTGTAGAGCAGTTCGGACTGCCTCTATTAATGGATTGCACCGATCCTCTGACGAGCGAAGAAATTTGGAATGCTGACACACCCTCTCGCCGACTGAAGGAACTGAAACGACGCTTGGCTCTGTAA
- a CDS encoding ADP-ribosylation factor-like 2: MRVLFLGLDNAGKTTILKKLNNESTSDISPTLGFNIKSLIRDGYTLNIWDVGGQRTLRPYWTNYFESTDAVVWVVDSSDRMRMNDCRNELKELLHEERLAGATLLVFANKQDLAGSMPLEEIRDTLELQSIISHRWIVYPCSAFTGENLNDGMNWLVKEVAKRLYWSGLSANEAELFQEIADDRTSTT, translated from the exons atgagggtgCTATTCCT TGGACTCGATAACGCTGGAAAGACAACTATACTGAAAAAGTTGAACAATGAGAGTACTTCAGATATCAGCCCCACTTTGGGCTTCAATATTAAATCTTTGATTAGAGATGG ATACACTCTCAATATCT GGGACGTAGGAGGCCAACGAACGCTGCGGCCGTATTGGACAAATTACTTCGAATCTACCGACGCCGTCGTCTGGGTCGTAGACTCTTCAGACAGAATGCGTATGAATGACTGCCGGAATGAGTTAAAGGAGCTCCTGCATGAAGAA AGACTTGCAGGGGCAACCTTATTAGTCTTCGCCAACAAGCAGGATCTTGCCGGTTCGATGCCACTGGAGGAGATTCGAGAT ACCCTTGAGCTGCAATCAATCATTTCTCATCGTTGGATCGTTTATCCCTGTTCAGCTTTCACTGGAGAAAATCTCAACGATGGAATGAATTGGCTGGTAAAGGAAGTTGCCAAGCGACTATACTGGAGCGGATTGAGCGCAAACGAGGCAGAGCTATTCCAAGAGATAGCGGATGACCGGACAAGTACTACATGA
- a CDS encoding peptidyl-tRNA hydrolase ICT1, producing MSIVRLLPRRLLSTTSCLAAKPPVQLLHVPKLDSETEHLLARQWIDAFTLEDIPKEGWVATRSRSSGPGGQHVNKTESKVTIRCNLDQAVGRWLPKFVMSALTKSTHYHHSPPSLLITSQKTRSAPQNQASALTLLHQTIVNSANSLIINPTSPEQKERVKELEKKEKEQRLEMKKRRSMKKASRRE from the exons ATGAGTATCGTTCGATTGCTTCCCCGTCGATTATTATCAACTACGTCTTGCCTTGCCGCCAAGCCTCCAGTACAGCTTCTCCATGTCCCAAAACTTGATTCAGAAACTGAGCACCTACTGGCGAGACAATGGATAGATGCTTTTACCCTAGAAGATATACCGAAGGAAGGCTGGGTGGCCACAAGGAGTCGGTCCAGCGGACCCGGTGGTCAG CATGTAAATAAAACGGAATCGAAGGTTACTATAAGATGTAATCTAGATCAGGCTGTCGGCCGGTGGTTACCCAAGTTCGTCATGTCAGCTTTAACGAAATCT ACGCATTATCATCACTCCCCACCGTCGCTCCTAATCACCTCTCAAAAAACACGGTCAGCTCCTCAGAATCAAGCTAGTGCCCTGACTCTTTTACATCAAACCATCGTCAACTCTGCCAACTCCCTCATCATAAATCCCACTAGTCCAGAACAGAAAGAACGAGTCAAGGAActcgagaagaaagaaaaagaacaaagactagagatgaaaaagaggagaagcaTGAAAAAGGCTAGTCGAAGGGAATAA
- a CDS encoding aryl-alcohol dehydrogenase, translating to MPRPALTSATDYTPAGSNDKFSRTNLFDPVPEPKTELGRYRLLSPSAAIRVSPLCLGAMSLGDQWTPFMGGALNFEESCKYLDTFYEAGGNFIDTANNYQDEQSEMIVGEWMEKRGIRDEIVLATKYTTFSLDRKEGKFQGIGANFVGNHKKSLRLSVEDSLKKLRTNYIDLLYVHWWDYSTSIPELMQSLNDLVKSGKILYLGISDTPAWIVSQANEYARHHGLAQFVVYQGLWNLGVRDLERDVIPMARANGMSIAPWGALGQGKFKSPEELKNKENWRYGTPPTEKDIKISEALSDVVKELGIDVRPASIAMAWARQTVTDCFPIVGGTNVEHLKSNIEALKITLTDKQMEKLNKAYEFDFGFPSNRFGRDPHYLPEGKPNNGLLTTAAHLKYTQLP from the exons ATGCCTCGACCTGCCCTCACCTCTGCTACTGACTATACCCCCGCTGGTTCAAATGATAAGTTTA GCAGGACCAATCTCTTTGATCCTGTTCCCGAGCCCAAAACAGAGCTTGGCCGATATAGACTGCTTTCACCTTCTGCGGCTA TCCGGGTCTCTCCTCTCTGTCTAGGTGCCATGTCCCTCGGCGACCAGTGGACCCCTTTCATGGGCGGCGCCCTTAACTTCGAGGAGTCTTGCAAGTACCTCGACACTTTCTACGAGGCTGGGGGTAACTTTATCGACACTGCCAACAACTACCAAGATGAACAGTCTGAGATGATTGTTGGTgaatggatggagaagCGAGGCATTCGGGATGAAATTGTTCTTGCTAC GAAGTACACCACCTTTAGCCTTGACaggaaagagggcaagTTCCAGGGTATCGGTGCCAACTTTGTTGGTAACCACAAGAAGAGTCTTCGCCTCTCT GTCGAAGACTCCCTCAAGAAGCTTCGTACTAACTACATCGACCTACTCTACGTTCACTGGTGGGACTactccacctccattccTGAGTTGATGCAAAGTTTGAACGACCTCGTCAAGAGCGGCAAGATTCTCTATCTCGGTATCTCTGATACTCCTG CATGGATCGTCTCCCAAGCGAATGAATATGCCCGTCACCACGGCCTAGCCCAGTTTGTTGTCTACCAGGGTTTGTGGAACCTCGGTGTCAGGGATTTGGAGCGAGACGTCATCCCTATGGCTCGTGCCAATGGTATGAGCATTG cCCCCTGGGGTGCTCTGGGTCAGGGCAAATTCAAGTCCCCCGAGGAACTcaagaacaaggaaaaCTGGCGATATGGTACACCTCCCACTGAGAAAGACATCAAGATCTCTGAAGCGTTATCCGATGTTGTCAAAGAGCTCGGTATTGATGTCAGGCCTGCCAGTA TTGCAATGGCATGGGCCAGGCAGACCGTTACTGACTGTTTCCCAATCGTTGGCGGTACTAACGTCGAGCACCTCAAGTCCAACATCGAG GCCCTTAAGATCACCCTCACCGATAAGCAAATGGAGAAGCTTAACAAAGCTTATGAATTTGACTTTGGATTCCCATCCAACCGTTTTGGTAGAGATCCTCACTACCTTCCTGAGGGCAAGCCGAACAATGGTTTGCTTACAACA GCTGCGCACTTGAAGTACACTCAACTTCCTTAA
- a CDS encoding aspartate aminotransferase, whose translation MWIGVTDAFKKDTSAKKVNLGVGAYRDEDGKPYILDSVLKAEDILHRKKLDKEYLPITGAADFVKLASELAYGKDSKPLQEGRVAASQSISGTGALRIATGFLSSFYSGPKVIYLPNPTWGNHVPLAESVGIKVERYRYFDKKTVGLDFEGMKEDIKNAESGSIILLHACAQNPTGIDPTQEQWKELSELLKAKKHLPLFDMAYQGFASGDIIRDAFAVRYFVEQGHQIILCQSFAKNLGLYAERAGTFSMVCASPEEKERVMSQVKRVIRPLYSSPPIHGAQLVATILGTPELYEEWLTEVKKMADRIIAMREKLYNLLVELKTPGEWGHIKSQIGMFSFTGISKEQVEDLAEYAHVYMTKDGRISMAGLNEHNIQYFAESLSKAVKGELKTKSAL comes from the exons ATGTGGATAGGTGTGACCGACGCATTCAAGAAGGATACATCCGCAAAGAAGGTCAACCTCGGCGTCG GTGCCTAC CGTGACGAGGATGGCAAGCCTTACATTCTCGACTCCGTCTTGAAGGCCGAAGACATCTTGCacaggaagaagctcgacAAAGAGTACCTTCCTATCACT GGTGCTGCCGACTTTGTCAAACTTGCTTCTGAGCTCGCTTATGGCAAAGACTCCAAGCCTTTGCAGGAGGGTCGA GTCGCTGCATCGCAATCCATTTCTGGTACAGGCGCCCTCCGAATTGCTACCGGCTTCCTCTCCAGCTTTTATTCTGGCCCTAAGGTCATCTACTTGCCCAACCCCACTTGGGGTAACCACGTTCCCTTGGCTGAGTCTGTCGGTATCAAAGTCGAGAGATATAGGTACTTTGACAAGAAGACAGTCGGTCTTGACTTTGAGGGTATGAAGGAAGACATCAAG AACGCCGAATCCGGCTCTATT ATCCTCCTCCACGCCTGTGCCCAAAACCCTACTGGTATCGACCCGACCCAGGAGCAATGGAAGGAGTTGAGCGAGTTACTCAAGGCTAAGAAGCATCTTCCCTTGTTCGACATGGCTTACCAAGGTTTCGCTTCTGGTGACATTATCCGTGATGCTTTTGCCGTACGATACTTTGTTGAGCAGGGTCACCAGATCATCCTCTGTCAATCTTTCGCCAAG AACTTGGGTCTCTACGCCGAGCGAGCTGGTACCTTCTCCATGGTCTGCGCCTCTcctgaggagaaggagcggGTCATGTCCCAGGTTAAGCGTGTTATCCGACCTCTctactcttctccccctATCCATGGTGCTCAGCTGGTTGCTACCATCCTCGGTACTCCTGAGCTTTACGAGGAGTG GCTCActgaggtgaagaagatggccGATCGTATCATTGCCATGCGAGAAAAGCTTTACAACCTTCTCGTTGAGCTGAAGACTCCCGGAGAATGGGGGCACATCAAGTCTCAAATCG GCATGTTCTCTTTCACCGGTATCTCCAAAGAACAAGTCGAGGATCTCGCCGAGTACGCTCACGTCTACATGACCAAGGACGGCCGTATCTCCATGGCTGGTTTGAACGAGCATAACATTCAGTATTTTGCTGAGAGCTTGTCCAAGGCTGTCAAAGGCGAGCTGAAGACTAAGTCGGCGCTTTAA
- a CDS encoding peroxin-14 codes for MPESPPTERAQLIQNAILFLNDPKTQSSSLTSRIQFLESKGLTEKEIEQAIREAADGYGSSTGSGAGMGTGPGEGGRERIGPSSSPYGRQPERPSVPAPNYGYGYTYSPPEPPKKDWRDLFIMAMVSGGVVYGLTALARKYLLPHLQPPSTTAFQSTSSELMSKYDEAARLLNELTEETAKVQTSIEEDREKVNQVVEEVEGAVKGLKAGEERWRDEMRDMRGEVESLKELVPRMIEKHIQSQSSALVDLQSEIRSLKTLLASRSQLPPTAPVSGSVPGSGSGSRSGAGSPAPTPTAAAANALLGPRAGGKAGIPAWQMAPPAPPTSATDASSTNTSTSGSGSGEDTSEKDKGKGKEE; via the exons ATGCCCGAATCACCCCCAACAGAGAGAGCACAACTCATCCAGAAcgccatcctcttcctcaacgaTCCCAAAACTCAAAGTTCGTCGCTTACTTCACGTATCCAATTTCTCGAGTCCAAGGGGCTTacagagaaggagattgagcaGGCTATAAGGGAGGCGGCGGATGGGTATGGATCTTCTACTGGTTCTGGGGCGGGGATGGGGACGGGACCaggggaagggggaagagaaaggataGGACCGTCGTCTTCCCCATACGGACGGCAACCTGAAAGACCAAGTGTACCTGCTCCGAACTACGGCTACGGCTACACCTATTCCCCGCCAGAGCCGCCAAAGAAAGATTGGAGAGATTTATTC ATTATGGCGATGGTTTCCGGTGGTGTAGTCTATGGTCTTACGGCTCTTGCTCGC AAATACCTTCTCCCGCACTTACAGCCTCCCTCCACTACCGCATTCCAATCCACCTCCTCCGAACTCATGTCCAAATATGACGAAGCGGCACGTCTTCTAAATGAGTTGACGGAAGAAACGGCCAAGGTCCAGACGAGTATCGAAGAAGATCGGGAGAAGGTGAATcaggtggtggaagaagtagaAGGCGCGGTAAAGGGGTTAAAGgctggggaagagaggtggagagatgagatgaggGATATGAggggagaggtggagagttTGAAAGAGTTGGTTCCTAGG ATGATTGAGAAGCACATCCAGTCCCAATCCTCTGCTCTTGTAGACCTGCAATCTGAAATTCGGTCACTCAAAACGCTTCTCGCTTCTCGATCCCAACTCCCTCCCACTGCCCCTGTTTCTGGCTCCGTTCCCGGTTCAGGCTCTGGAAGTAGAAGTGGTGCTGGTAGCCCAGCACCGACACCAACTGCAGCTGCTGCGAACGCCCTTCTAGGCCCGAGAGCGGGTGGGAAAGCTGGGATACCCGCTTGGCAGATGGCgcctccagctcctcctaCCAGTGCGACCGATGCTTCAAGTACTAATACTAGTACGAGCGGGAGTGGAAGTGGGGAGGATACCTCAGAAAAGGataagggaaagggaaaggaggagtAA
- a CDS encoding trans-aconitate 3-methyltransferase — MKSFADSSFDVERYLSCRPSYPQEVYDIILAYHFNFPPSRSGPYKGGNSRLLDLGCGPGFVASTLAPHFEHTLGLDPSTKMVDIGLQPVRGEKVEYRVGNAEDLDSAGVGVGDQGVDLVVAGQAAHWFDHSKVWPQLTKHVRPGGTVAYLGYAELLFPSQPHLTHLFTSFSSSPPPNGIGPYWSQPGRGIVEGLLDRVPFPVMPTLRRSSLTAQVQGQGQGKVEVGAEIERVVGRRPVSIDEPKLESSSDTHNGYEKEWAPETAIRIRHTSSSPFLMRQHWTLAQLDAYLRTFSATHEYWRANPQDQAKGKVKAKAKVGDVGGDVVDRFMAVIKEAFQKEGMLDQDGNGSFDVAWPLVLMMIKKNL, encoded by the exons ATGAAGAGCTTTGCAGATTCCTCATTCGACGTCGAGAGATATCTCAGCTGCCGACC ATCATATCCCCAAGAAGTATATGACATTATCCTCGCCTACCATTTCAACTTTCCTCCCAGTCGCTCCGGCCCGTATAAAGGTGGTAACTCCCGTCTCCTGGACCTAGGCTGTGGACCGGGCTTCGTAGCGTCCACCTTGGCACCTCATTTCGAGCATACATTGGGCTTGGATCCGTCCACGAAGATGGTGGATATTGGACTGCAGCCTGTGCGAGGTGAAAAGGTAGAGTATCGGGTAGGGAATGCGGAGGATCTGGATAGTGCGGGTGTGGGTGTAGGTGATCAAGGGGTAGACCTGGTCGTTGCTG GACAAGCCGCGCATTGGTTTGACCATTCAAAAGTATGGCCCCAATTGACAAAACATGTCAGACCAGGTGGGACTGTCGCTTACCTC GGCTATGCTGAACTCCTCTTCCCGTCCCAACCCCATCTCACACACCTTttcacttccttctcctcttcccccccACCCAACGGGATTGGGCCCTATTGGTCCCAGCCTGGGAGGGGGATTGTAGAAGGTTTATTGGATCGTGTTCCTTTTCCGGTCATGCCGACGTTGAGGCGGTCGAGTTTGACCGCGCAGGTGCAGGGGCAGGGCCAggggaaggtggaggtgggggCGGAGATAGAGAGGGTAGTGGGGAGAAGACCGGTATCAATCGACGAGCCGAAACTGgaatcttcttcagataCTCACAATGGGTATGAGAAAGAGTGGGCGCCGGAAACAGCGATTCGCATCCGACATacgtcttcctccccattccttATGCGTCAACATTGGACGCTGGCGCAACTTGACGCGTACCTCCGTACGTTTTCAGCCACGCACGAGTACTGGAGGGCGAATCCTCAAGATCAagccaagggcaaggtaaaggcaaaggcaaaggtgGGGGATGTGGGAGGTGATGTGGTAGATCGGTTTATGGCGGTGATCAAAGAAGCAtttcaaaaagaagggatgttggatcaagatggaaatgggagTTTTGATGTGGCTTGGCCATTGgttctgatgatgatcaagaagaatCTGTAG